The following DNA comes from Castanea sativa cultivar Marrone di Chiusa Pesio chromosome 10, ASM4071231v1.
atatatattatgtatgtATAGTATTTTTGTAACTTGATTAAATACATGTTCTCTTTTCATacatagcaaaaaaatttacatcaaCTTATTCTATacataaaacaatattttcatcaagTTTATAATCTATAAGTTATGGTCCTTTTTCCTCTGAGCTATGGTCCTTTGTATTTAGCTTGTTTATTATTTCCTGGGTTATGCCTAAACAAGTGGTTGAGTTGCTTGCTTGTTGGCTTCGAGGTGTTGGGTGATATAGTACAGCATCTGTTTGGGGTGTTATTCTGCAGTTTATTATGTGGGACGTATGGCAAGAACGGAATaacaaaaatcttcaaagaGGAGCAGCGTTCTATTATCTAGTTGAAGCGCATTTTCCTTCTGTCTTTGTTTGAATGGAGGAATGCTTTGATCAGTCTTTACATAAACTATGTTTTAGATTTTGTAGATTTATGGAATTTTGGTTAAACTTTTGCTTTCCTTGGACACTTCTTGTGTAtgcttcttttattgttttttctcatattttcatCAAAGTTTTTATTCacagataaaataaaaataactatgaactatcttttaaaaattgatCACAATTATTATTCTTTAAACATTTTACATGGTTAgagtataatataattttaaaaattatggaatatacaaaaatttaattgatttttaataatttaaataataaatgtcaCTTTACATTGTTTACATGCCTAAACATATACaagtcaatatatataaaattaattaattaatataaaaaagggccattagttaaatttaatatatatacacacataaattaaaaaagggCTGTTCAATAGCCCCCTTTCTCTCCCCCTAAGCATGACCATAGTCACAACtatttaatatatgtaatattttacaaaatttattttcaaagtcCAATGAATAattgatataattattatttgctTTCGAACATGTAATGAGTAgttctaaaatttaaatgaacTTAATTATTGTTTCCATGCCTACAAAATTTGTTTACTGtaaaccattatttttgtgtttctatATAGTTGATCCATCTAGCTAAGGCCTTAAGTTACTTACTGAGCAGTGTTGAgctcattcttttcttttcttcatttcaaatcctaaagAATAGCTAGCTCACAGGACTTTTAATCAGCGTGCTGTGTGAGAAGAGTATTCagactattttctttttaacgtTAGTTTTATGCTATTATCGATCATGTGGAAAAGAATCTAATTTTGTGGGCTTTTGGTGTCAGGATGTTATTTGTAATTGAACTTGTTTTCTAGTAAGACCTTGCCCGCTAGTGATAGGAAGACTAGGCGTGCATCCATGGTCAAATATACAATTTTAACCCAAGCAATTTGACTGAAAGACACTATTTTGTACATTGCGTGAGTATATCTACTGGATTATTTAAAAGATAGCTCTGACAACAAGAAGCAAGAAGGATCATGAACATATCCAAATGTATTCCAGACAAGGTACTTAACAGAAATTTTAAGGGGGAAAAAGTTTGATAATGAAACCCTCActccataatttttattatacctCCAAAAAGACTACTGTCATAAATTAGTAGAATTTCTCCCTTTTACAAATGACAATAATAAGAAATGGAGTATTGCATACCTTATCCTTGACCCCACCAACAGGTAGCACAAGACCCCTCAATGTTATCTCTCCAGTCATTGCTGTGTCTGCTCTCACTCTTCTCTGACTGAACAGTGAAACCAGTGCTGTTACCAGAGTCACACCAGCAGAGGGCCCATCCTTAGGTACAGCCCCAGCAGGAAAATGTATATGAATATCACGGCCCTCCAAGATACTGATATCCTCAGAAGCTGCTAATTTAAGATCAGCTGCCCTGGCTCTTACCTGATAAAAATAAGGAAAGGTTCTAACATCAATAATTTCAAACTAACATTTGCATGGGTCAAAAACAGGTTGCTAATGAGcgaacaaaaaatttcttaagtACAATTTGCAATCCCAGAACAAGATTATGATACACGTTGACACGTGCTAAAGATAACACTATTTGGTCCACAACTAGAGAAAAGAGTGTGtgctgggattttttttttttttttttctttctctatttacgaatatttttaatttggtccACAACTAGAGAAAAGGGGGAGggctgggattttttttttttttttgggagcagGAGGGATATACAGCTTTTATAGTGTCATTAGTCATTTACTAGGTAATAAATGCATATACGAAAAGCACATAAAGTTTCTGAGAGGAAGAATGGAAGGATACCAAAATATATGTAACTGTCACTATGTATAGTCAACCAGTCATTTGTGCAAAAGCCCTGAAGCTTTCAGAAAATAATCAGTCTTGTGGGTACATTAAAAAAGATGAAAGGGAAAATAGTTCTAGATCAACTCTCTaagggggattttttttttttttaatatgaaaacaTAGGTATTCTCCTGATGAAAAAAAGGGAAGGATGACTTCTATGAAACTATTGAGAGACGCTATTTGAGAAAGTTACACTGCATGCAATTATCTTGAAGAGATTCAATTGACTCTTCCACCAATTACTAAGAAAAATCACCTCTTATATGGCTAcataataccttttttttttcttcaagaacATGGCTACATAGTACATATACTATGGGAGTAATAATTATCAGTTTGAAAATTGCAACACAGATAAATAATCAATCGAAACAATTCAAGAGCAGGCTCAATGAGGCACAGCAAGACTGGTTAGTTCGTGACTGGTAAGGAACTAATAATATACAATACAACTCAGAAGAATCAATTACCCATGTTAGTGCTATTTGTGCAGATTCTTTGATAACATCACCAAGTTGCCCTGTTAGATGTAATTCACCATTTCCCACCATAGCTGTGGCTTCTACAAATTGGACCTCTCCACCAAATGTGGTCCAAACAAGCCCCACGGATACCCCAGGGCTTGCAACCCGTTCTGCAGTTTCTTTATCATCGAACCTTGGAGGCTGCATTAcagtataataaaaaataaaacataactGAGAAAAActaaagtattttttattatacaaaaaTTCTTCTCTAGTTTCTGGGCCACATCAGACATGATGAGCTCATGAGGATGTGGTAGGCCAGGATATAACCCCAAACTGCAGGGAATAACAATTTTACATATACTTTTTGCTATAAAGATCCTTCAATCCCATAGTGTGAATATAATAGTTTTCTGAGACCAAAATCCATTCTAAGGGAAGGCTTTAGATGAATCACCAAAATGAACTTCTAGTGCttcaataaatgttttttttttttgataggtaataaaatatttattgataAGAAAAGTACAATGAGTTTACGATAGTAAACTCACtgcaaaaaaaggaaaaaaaatcaatgggcAAAGCTAACAGAATGAAGGAAATCAGACACAGAAATACAATGCGTAAAACCCCAAATACGAGACCACTCAAACAAATTCCTAGTTAGCAAAGACTTCAACAAGTCTAACTAATACTAGCAGAAGTAGTAAAAACAGGACATGCAAACTAAGGAATTAACAAAGAATAGATTTTGAATAGGATATAATGACGGAGAAGAATAACATTGCCGACCCGATTAGTTTGAGTAGATCCATAGCTGACCCATAGTTTgagactaaggctttgttgtttcATGTAAATATTTTGAACTTTTAAAAGTAGAAATACAGATTAAAATTTCTtcacatacacaaaaaaaaaggtcacCCAAATAGTCATCTAAGTGTATTGATCTTCAAATAGAGCCCTGTCAAGATGCTTATTACCAAGCACTACATTATAATGAAGTTGCAGCAATATGGACTACAAAGACCCATCCACATGGTTGAGACCAGTCCAACGGCATGTGCTACAGTTTGCATGTGATGCAAACTGACCAACTAGTTCTAATTCCTATGAATATCCTGACAAGTTAAAAGTTCATTCTCACACactatgtatgtatgtatgtacataGCCAATTGCCTTAAGGTCAACTGGCAAATCTTGCTATTTCCATTAGAAATGTTCAGGTTCCGAATCCCCCTCCCCcatttaagatatatatatatatatatatatatatatatatatatatatatatatatatatatatatatatatatatatataggtatgaAAGTATGTATGTATATAGTGAGAGcatgcgagagagagagagagagagcattacCCCCAGTACTTTTTCTAGCATAGCCTCATCCACAACCAAGGGTGAAGCAATCCTAAACGTATTTGATATCTCATGATTATTTACAGACATCGGAATGACCTCCATTTCCACTTCACCCCCGTCAGCATCAGCAAGTCTGTTTTCTAGCAGCGGTGAACCAAGCTGGTGCACATCTTTGCTTAGCGGGACAGCTTGTTCCTGCTCTGCAACTCTCACTGCCGCTGCACGAGCCAAGGCAGCCAAGTTCCTCTCCAGATTCCGAACACCAGCCTCTCTAGTGTACCGCTGAATGACAAGTTTCACCATATCCTACGACAATAGATAggtattaataatattaatccTGTACAGTGTGATGAAAACTTATAACAGAACCAACGACTGTTGCAGATGATAAAATCTAAAAGTGAGGTGCCTTTGACAGATTGCAGGTAAAATGTGGTAATCACGGAAGTTAATTCTTAGCCACATTAACTCTTAATGAAAACACTATATAATGAGTTCAGTACCTCTGGAATTTGAAGGAACTCAGAACTCAACCCATGCTGATCCAGAACTCTGGGAATCAAATGCCGCATGGCTATTTTAAGCTTCTCTTCAGGTGTGTATCCAGGCAGCTCAATGACTTCCATCCGATCTAAGAGTGGAGGAGGAATAGGCTGCACCCTATTTGCAGTTGCCACAAAAACCACCTTTGAAAGGTCAAATGGAACATTCAAATAGCTATAGGACTTCTGTTAAGGAATCATTATGGATGCTAAGCACTGACGAGATTTTGTAGTGTGACATTTCTTTCATTATATGTACATCTTTTATGCCAGACATTATATCTAACCTACATTAAGATATGTAGCCAAGCAATAAAGTTAATAAGAAAAAGACCAATATACATCTGCTAGCAATCATGCGACAGTTTCAGACAAAAGTAGCATTTATAGATTTATACCAAATTGCAACTACAGAACAAAGCATATGGCATTTGTAAATCATACTCAAGGTTTGGAAGATAACATCTTTCAATGATGTGTAATACATTCAGTTGAAAGAAAGACATGCCAGCTACCCATAACTAGAGTAattaaacacatcctgaagAAAATAGGATACTGATCATTGAATGTTCTGTTTTGTTCTGGGTCAAGAACCTCCAGTAAAGCTGAAGCCGGATCCCCACGCACATCAACACCCGTTTTGTCAATCTCATCCAGCAGCATGACCGGATTACAAACAGCTACTCTCTaagatacaaaataaataggtccaaattacaaaatacaagaaaataagaCCAAACAATAAATCGTCACCCTGCACAATATGAAAGCATCACATATAAATGCCTAGACATATGTATGGTCAGATATAGCTACTTAGCCACAAAGTATTGGGACCTGATGAATTGCTTACAAGGAAGAGCATTGCTGAACTGAATCAGATTGTTTTCTAGCATGTGGCTTTAATCCTCTAAAGATTTCAATTATTGGCAAACTGAACTGTATATGTTATGATAGTTTCTCACATAGAAGGGAATTACCGAACTGAATCAGACAGTTTTCATCTAGCACATGGCTTTAATTATCTAAActgtaaaatttcaattattggcAAGACTTAAACTGTATATGGTATGATAGTTGCTCACATAAAAGGGCATTGCCAAATTGAATCAGATGGTTATCATCTAGCAAATGGCTTTAATTATCTTAACTGTAAAATTCTTCCAATTATTGGTAAACTAAATTTTATATGGTATGATAAATTATCACTTGTCCCAAAAGACCAAGTTGTTAGAAAATGAtggatttaatcatttaactgaTATTCTAACAGTCCACCTCACTTGTGTGCCCAATCTCCCCTCAATAAGTGAAGCCcaacaattgaaatttttaagCTTTTAAATGAGATGTAGAATAGAGATAGGGTTCAAACTCAAGACCTCCTGCTCTGAAACCAAAAGCTTAAGTTGTTAGGAAATTAtcagtttaatcatttaaattgtACAACTAAACTGTCAATTGAACATAGTAAAAAATTCCTCTTACAGTTTCGGCAGAGAATCATCTAACACTGAGTTGTAAATCACTCTGTGAAGGCCAGTCAGTACATGGCATATAAATAAGGATGAAATAACTTTGCTCCATGATagcatgaaagaaaaagagtggTAAAGATGCCCACATGATTTCACGCATTTGCCAGTATCATTGGACACATGATATTGCCAGTATGCACTGAAACATCTTCTAAACCAAAGGGGGATCCTTTACATGAACAGTTCAATGAAGGGTGAATGTACTACACAATTATCAGTACTTTCTacagtaaccaaaaaaaatgtttatactATATAAAGTTCATGATTCTTCATTGAATATGAAGCATGAGAAGTTCTTggataagaacaaataaaatttgGGCCTTCTTCAATCTAGCACATCTGCATTACATCTTTGTAAGGGCAGGGAGGATGAATAATTCTACTTCATAAATACTTATTCCacacttctctttttcctttggTTGGTAGATTTGGTTTTTTCAATATTGTAGTCCCCATTTGAAATATAATAGAACAGAACATTCAATTTCCTCAAGCCATCAAACACAGACACACAATTGCAAGCATATGATATGATATACCTTCTATCAAAAGAAGTAGCAAGAAGACAGGTCAAtattgtacccaaaaaaataataataataatacctttaaCCCTTCAATAAGACGCCCAGGCATGCTTCCAATGTATGTTCTCCTATGCCCTCTAATATCGGCCTCATCCTTAACTCCACCAAGTGATATGCGTACAAATTTTCTGCCCAAAGCAGCAGCAATAGATGATGCCAAAGATGTTTTCCCAACACCTGGTGGACCAACAAAGCACAAGACTGGACCTCTTGCATCTGGTTTAAGCTGCAACAAAAAGAATTCACTccaaataaacatcaaattcaaaacttaaaaaacattaaaatactACTCGCAACAAGaactataaaattggttaaccTTTCGAACAGCCAGATATTCAATAATCCGTTGCTTGACCTTGACTAAACCATAGTGGTCACTATCAAGGTGTTCTTTTGCAGCTTTCAAATCCAACTCAAGTTCTTCACTGGCATTCTGCCAAGGCAGATCAGCAAGAAGCTCCAAGTAAACTCGTGAACTATTATATCCAGGTTGCTGAGGTTGCATCTTTTTAAGCCTCCTgagatttcaaaataaaaatgcagaaaaaattaaatgcaagtCCACTGCTCAATTTCTGTAATTTGAAATATGAGTGTTAAAAGTATGTGGTTAAaggattaaatttaccatatcccaatagcttaagcttttgg
Coding sequences within:
- the LOC142612911 gene encoding lon protease homolog 2, peroxisomal translates to MAESVELPGRLGILPFRNKVLLPGAIIRIRCTSPSSVKLVEQELWQREEKGLIGILPVRDAAETAAAVVPMLSQGVGSDSGERSTRVQVGTSDSQRLDVKNQQENIQWHPRGVAARALHLSRGVEKPSGRVTYTVILEGLCRFSVQELSTRGTYYTARISPLEMTKTEMEQVEQDPDFITLSRQFKATAMELISVLEQKQKTGGRTKVLLETVPVHKLADIFVASFEISFEEQLSMLDSVDLKVRLSKATEIVDRHLQSIRVAEKITQKVEGQLSKSQKEFLLRQQMRAIKEELGDNDDDEDDVAALERKMQSAGMPSNIWKHAQRELRRLKKMQPQQPGYNSSRVYLELLADLPWQNASEELELDLKAAKEHLDSDHYGLVKVKQRIIEYLAVRKLKPDARGPVLCFVGPPGVGKTSLASSIAAALGRKFVRISLGGVKDEADIRGHRRTYIGSMPGRLIEGLKRVAVCNPVMLLDEIDKTGVDVRGDPASALLEVLDPEQNRTFNDHYLNVPFDLSKVVFVATANRVQPIPPPLLDRMEVIELPGYTPEEKLKIAMRHLIPRVLDQHGLSSEFLQIPEDMVKLVIQRYTREAGVRNLERNLAALARAAAVRVAEQEQAVPLSKDVHQLGSPLLENRLADADGGEVEMEVIPMSVNNHEISNTFRIASPLVVDEAMLEKVLGPPRFDDKETAERVASPGVSVGLVWTTFGGEVQFVEATAMVGNGELHLTGQLGDVIKESAQIALTWVRARAADLKLAASEDISILEGRDIHIHFPAGAVPKDGPSAGVTLVTALVSLFSQRRVRADTAMTGEITLRGLVLPVGGVKDKILAAHRYGIKRVILPERNLKDLVEVPAAVLANLEVLLAKRMEDVLEQAFEGGCPWRQGSKL